A genomic window from Zalophus californianus isolate mZalCal1 chromosome 13, mZalCal1.pri.v2, whole genome shotgun sequence includes:
- the LOC113934775 gene encoding 60S ribosomal protein L12-like, which produces MPPKFDPNEIKVVYLRCTGGEVGATSALASKISPLGLSPKKVGDDIAKAASDWKSLRITVKLTIQNRQAQIEVVPSASALIIKALEEPPRDRKKQKNIKHSGNITSDEIVNFARQMQHRSLARELSGTIKEILGTAQSVGCNVDGRHPHDIIDDINSGAVECPVS; this is translated from the coding sequence ATGCCGCCTAAGTTCGACCCCAACGAGATCAAAGTCGTGTACCTGAGGTGCACTGGTGGTGAAGTCGGTGCCACATCTGCCTTGGCCTCAAAGATCAGCccgctgggtctgtctccaaaaaaggttggtgatgacatcgccAAGGCAGCCAGTGATTGGAAGAGTCTAAGGATTAcggtgaaactgaccattcagaacagacaggcccagattgaagtggtaccttctgcctctgccctgattatcaaagcccttgaggaaccaccaagagacagaaagaagcagaaaaacattaagcacagtggaaatatcacttcTGATGAGATTGTCAATTTTGCCCGACAGATGCAACACCGATCTttagccagagaactctctggaaccattaaagaaatcctggggactgcccagtctgtgggctgcaatgttgatggccgccaccctcatgacatcatagatgacatcaacagtggtgcgGTGGAATGCCCAGTGAgctaa